The following is a genomic window from Chloroflexota bacterium.
AATTGTCGCCGGTCAAGCCGTCATCCACGACCTCACCAGCCGCAACGGAACCTGGGTCAACGGCAAACGCATCACCACACCCACTCTGCTCAAGCACGGCGACAAGATTTTGATGGGCAACACCGTCTTTCGCCTGCGGGTGAATTCCAAGCCCTTGCCCAATCTTGACGCTGCACCGCAACCCAAACAACAAGGCTGGCTTAGTCGAGGGTTCTGGTTTAGTTGGGGATTATTGCTGGGCGGCGGCCTGCTCACCTTTACTGTCGTCGGCCTGGGCGTGCTCATCGTGGGCGTGCTGGCTTACATTGGCTACCGCGACTTTATTGCGCCCACACCTACGCCGTCGCTGGCTCAAGCAACGGTCGTTGTAGATAGCAACGCGCCGCTGGCCGCCACCCAGCAAGCCACTGCCGAACAACGCGCCCTGCGCGCCCTGGTTCAAATCGTCGTGCCGGTTGGCGATCCCAATACAACTCAAGACGCCTCCACCGGCTCCGGCAGTTTATTGAGCGCCGAAGGTTACGTGCTCACCAACTTTCACGTCGTCGGCGACCCCGACACCGGCAACTATTACAACGACGAAGGCTGGGCGCTGATCGGCCTCAACTGGGCCGGCCCTGACCAGGCGCCCGATTCTTTTTACCGCAGTGAGATCGTCATGGATGACAAAGACTTGGACCTGGCCCTGCTTCATGTTTTTGCTACCGACTCTGGCGACGGGCTACCCGCCGGTTTGAAATTTCCCTTTTTACCCATCGGCAACTCGGATGATTTGAAGATCGGCGACCCGATTGCCATCATGGGCTTCCCCGGCCTCGGCGGCGACACTCCCACGTTCACGCGCGGCACGGTCTCCGGCTTTCTGCTCGACGAGCACCTCAACCTGGAGCGCGGCTGGATCAAGACCGACGCCGAGATCAACCCCGGCAACTCCGGCGGCATGGCCGTCAACGCCCAGGGCGAACTCATCGGTGTCCCCACCCAGGCCTTCTTCAACACCGAAGTGACGGGCAAGATCAGCGAAATCCGGCCTATTAATTTTGCCAGTAAGTTTGTTGAGCAGGTGCCGTGAGAGGCCACTGAGGGCCTCGCTCTTTTCGGTGACAGGAGAGCACGGATTTTCGGAATGTTCGGATCGCGATCCGCTAATTCTGGAAATCCGTGCTGTTTTGCAGCGACAACCAAGCCAAGCTCACCGAGAGCGGCACGACCCTTCGAGTCCCGGCGGCAGAGCTACATTGGTGCAGTTCCAACCCAGCCAACGACGACCACGACCATCACCTACACCTACGACCCGCTGTATCGCCTCAAGAGAGCAGACTACAGCGACGGCAGTTACTTCGAGTTCGCCTACGACCCGGTGGGAAATCGCCTGAGCCAAATCGCCTGCCTGGGCGCTTCGCCCTGCCTGCCCGTCACCACTACTTACACGTATGACAACGCGAACAGGCTGACGAGCGTCAGTAACCAGTCAACAGTGAATAGTTATCAGTACAACGGCTTGGGCGACCGAGTCTCACAAACCGTGAACGGGGTGACGACGAACAGCCGGGGGAGTTTGTGTATCACCTGGGTGATGCGCTCTGGAGTGTGAGGCAGTTGGCGGATGTGAGTGGAGAGGTGACGTTGGCAAGGAGTTATGAGCCGTATGGCGAGATATTGACGAGTGCAGGCAGTGGAGCCACGGTGTGGCAATTTACCGGCGAGGCCAGAGACGCGAGCAACCGGCAACCGCGAGGACCCGGTCGGAGAGCAGTTTTAAAACAGTCTCTAACGTTTTCGTGTCCAGAGTATCTGGAAAGAACTGGTAACGCTCCGCTGAAAGATGTCGGTTCTGTAGATTGTCAAGTGTACACAATCGTTCGCGTTTCAGCAACAGAAACGCCATATCTGTTTTTCAAGCCTATGTTATACTCAAATCATGGCGTCCATCCTCGTCGTCGAAGATGATCAGGCTATCGCCCAAATGATCAAGCTCATCCTGAGCAAGCAGGGCCACTCCTTGCGCCACGTCATTGATGGGCGGCAGGCTTTGTCGGTCATCCTCGAATGGTTGCCCGACCTGATTATCTCAGATGTGATGATGCCCGGCATGGACGGCTTTGCCATGGCCGAGCAATTGCAAAAGAGCGACCTGACCAAAAGCATCCCCATTGTGTTTGTGACAGCCATGTCGCAGACCGAGAACCTGAGCCACGGCCTCAACCTGGGCGCGGTGGATTACATCACCAAACCCTTCCGGGCGCTGGAGTTGGAAGCCCGGGTGCGCTCGGCTCTGCGGCTCAAGAGCGCGCAAGACGATTTGCGCCGGGCCAACGCCGAACTGACCGATCTGGCGATGATAGACAGCCTGACCGAGTTGAAGAACCCGCGCTTCGTGAACGAGTATTTGTCACAAGCCCTGCCGCACTCGGCCCGTTACGGCGAACCGCTCTCCATTTTAATGATTGATATTGATCACTTCAAGAAAGTGAATGACACGCACGGCCACCTGGTGGGCAACGACGTTCTCAAAGAATTGGCCGGGATTTTGCGCAACCAGGCCCGTCAGGCCGACGCGGTTTGCCGGTACGGCGGCGAGGAATTTCTGGTCATTTGCCCCAACACGCCGCTCTTGGCCGCCAGCTCGGTGAGCGAACGCCTGCGGGTCACTGTGTCCTGTTTCAACTTTCCGGGCGTGCCCTGGCCGCTCACCGTCAGCATAGGCATTGCCACTTACGAGCCTAAACGTGACCGTGACGCCAACGCCCTCATCGCCCGCGCCGACTCGGCGCTGTATCTTGCCAAGAACGAAGGCCGAAACACGATCCGGGAAGCGCCTTAATCACGGCTCATCACGCAACGCCTCAGCGGCTACCCATGTCTCCGGTTGAGATCGAACGCCTGTTACAGGAAGGCATTGCTTCGGTGAAGCGCGGCCAAAAGACGCGCGCCGCCAAGTTGTTGATGCAAGTCGTCAACGCCGATGAGAACAACGAACAGGCCTGGTTCTGGTTGAGCATGGCCGTGGACAAAACCGAAGACAAGATCACCGCTCTGGAAAACACGCTGGCCCTCAACCCCAACAACGCCACCGCCCAGGCTAACCTCAAATGGTTGAGCAGTCGGGCCGTCACCGAAAAAGTGCCGGAGCGCAAGACCGCTCCGCTCTCCGAGAAAATAAAAGCCTCCCAACCCACCC
Proteins encoded in this region:
- a CDS encoding RHS repeat protein; this encodes MFGSRSANSGNPCCFAATTKPSSPRAARPFESRRQSYIGAVPTQPTTTTTITYTYDPLYRLKRADYSDGSYFEFAYDPVGNRLSQIACLGASPCLPVTTTYTYDNANRLTSVSNQSTVNSYQYNGLGDRVSQTVNGVTTNSRGSLCITWVMRSGV
- a CDS encoding FHA domain-containing protein, coding for MSNYTPPRLAMPNGQEYALSGQMTIGRAIENAVKLDDGGASRKHAAIEVLGERVILRDLGSSNGTWVNDQRLAEPTELRDGDLIRISGTTMIFFAATGVPADSASDAPPASSPSASPAGGMTMNWQSSEPMMLVRGDKAEFGLNHTLRVGRGDDNDLVLTGDSSASQQHARIEIVAGQAVIHDLTSRNGTWVNGKRITTPTLLKHGDKILMGNTVFRLRVNSKPLPNLDAAPQPKQQGWLSRGFWFSWGLLLGGGLLTFTVVGLGVLIVGVLAYIGYRDFIAPTPTPSLAQATVVVDSNAPLAATQQATAEQRALRALVQIVVPVGDPNTTQDASTGSGSLLSAEGYVLTNFHVVGDPDTGNYYNDEGWALIGLNWAGPDQAPDSFYRSEIVMDDKDLDLALLHVFATDSGDGLPAGLKFPFLPIGNSDDLKIGDPIAIMGFPGLGGDTPTFTRGTVSGFLLDEHLNLERGWIKTDAEINPGNSGGMAVNAQGELIGVPTQAFFNTEVTGKISEIRPINFASKFVEQVP
- a CDS encoding diguanylate cyclase, coding for MASILVVEDDQAIAQMIKLILSKQGHSLRHVIDGRQALSVILEWLPDLIISDVMMPGMDGFAMAEQLQKSDLTKSIPIVFVTAMSQTENLSHGLNLGAVDYITKPFRALELEARVRSALRLKSAQDDLRRANAELTDLAMIDSLTELKNPRFVNEYLSQALPHSARYGEPLSILMIDIDHFKKVNDTHGHLVGNDVLKELAGILRNQARQADAVCRYGGEEFLVICPNTPLLAASSVSERLRVTVSCFNFPGVPWPLTVSIGIATYEPKRDRDANALIARADSALYLAKNEGRNTIREAP